Proteins from a genomic interval of Corynebacterium freiburgense:
- the hemW gene encoding radical SAM family heme chaperone HemW has product MTAPFGVYIHVPFCASRCGYCDFNTYTPGELGNPNSPEEYLKALRAELTMAAGGGRVGVGPGEGILGGGPADTIFIGGGTPSMLGTRLVEILSYIRDTFGIAPGAEITTEANPESTSPEFFEALRAGGFTRISLGMQSAAPHVLRVLERRHTPGRALAAAAEAQAAGFNHINLDMIYGTPGETNEDVEATLEAILSTNVDHVSAYSLIVEDGTAMARKVRRGEIPNPDEDVLAERYNIIDARLREAGFEWYEVSNWAKPGGECQHNLGYWRDGNWWGAGPGAHSHIDHTRFYNVKHPARYTALCMGDELPIQETETLTAADRRIERIMLGMRLREGLPIEMFGQGALAVVKQYCDQGLLLHHGDAIALAPKGRLLADGIITDIIIGDEKEGR; this is encoded by the coding sequence ATGACGGCCCCCTTCGGGGTATATATCCACGTCCCATTCTGTGCATCACGCTGCGGATATTGCGACTTTAACACCTACACGCCAGGTGAACTAGGCAACCCAAACTCGCCGGAGGAATACCTTAAAGCACTCCGCGCCGAGCTTACTATGGCGGCAGGTGGGGGCCGAGTTGGAGTCGGCCCTGGTGAAGGGATCCTTGGTGGAGGGCCGGCCGACACTATCTTTATTGGTGGCGGCACCCCATCTATGCTTGGAACCCGCCTGGTAGAAATACTTTCTTACATTCGCGACACCTTTGGGATCGCCCCAGGTGCCGAAATCACCACCGAAGCCAACCCCGAATCCACCTCACCCGAATTCTTTGAAGCATTACGCGCCGGCGGGTTCACCCGAATCTCCCTAGGCATGCAATCCGCCGCACCCCACGTACTCCGTGTTTTGGAACGCCGCCACACCCCAGGGCGCGCACTCGCTGCTGCTGCCGAAGCACAAGCCGCCGGATTTAACCACATCAACCTGGACATGATTTATGGAACACCCGGCGAAACGAATGAGGATGTGGAAGCCACCCTTGAAGCGATCCTTTCCACCAATGTAGACCACGTTTCCGCATACTCACTCATTGTGGAAGACGGAACCGCTATGGCCCGCAAAGTTCGCCGCGGCGAAATTCCCAACCCAGATGAAGACGTCCTCGCCGAGCGCTACAACATTATCGACGCCCGGCTACGTGAAGCTGGATTCGAATGGTACGAAGTTTCCAACTGGGCAAAACCAGGAGGTGAATGCCAACACAACCTCGGATACTGGCGCGATGGAAACTGGTGGGGTGCAGGGCCAGGTGCGCATTCCCATATCGACCACACCCGCTTCTATAACGTAAAACACCCGGCACGCTATACGGCCTTATGTATGGGAGATGAGCTGCCAATCCAAGAAACCGAAACACTCACCGCTGCCGATCGACGAATAGAACGCATAATGCTCGGGATGCGCCTACGCGAAGGCCTACCCATTGAAATGTTTGGTCAAGGGGCACTTGCAGTGGTGAAACAATACTGTGACCAGGGGCTACTACTTCACCACGGTGATGCAATTGCATTAGCTCCCAAGGGGAGACTCTTAGCCGATGGGATAATTACCGACATTATTATCGGAGATGAAAAAGAGGGACGCTGA
- a CDS encoding AMP-dependent synthetase/ligase: MVQEYTTPAAYEVAENETCLTALLATAQARPFGVLFTRPRSFEWVNVTASEFVEEVFEVAKGLIANGVQQGDRVALLSETRYEWTLLDFAIWAAGAVTVPIYGSSSPSQVQWIIEDSGAVFAITETIEHTDMMKHLELDNEGNPQLKGSTSQLRRVLEINASAIQTLKFEGRGISDAQVQERIDATRAQDLASLVYTSGTTGRPKGCRLTHHNWLAEVRALLTHPIGHIAIPGSRVLTFLPLAHVLARAVSLAVVIGGATQSHWSDFSSLAVEFQRARPNLILGVPRVFEKVRNGAEANAFDKGVVAGTMFQAAEKVAIEYSRALDTIDGPSKVLKLKHKTFDRLVYSKIRAAMGASVRYCISGGSAMNHDVLHFFRGLGVTIYEGYGLTETAAAAAVNYDDNIIGTVGRPVGGVSARINEEGEILLRGETLFDGYWNNPEATADSMTEDGWFNTGDLGEILESGHIVITGRKKDLIVTAGGKNVSPGPMEDRLRSHPLISQALVVGDGKPFVGALITLDDEAFKRWKLNRNISESKSIKDLATDPMLRAEIQDAINDTNAQVSAAEAIKKFYILDRDLLEEEDELTPTMKIKRNVVVQRYSDTIDQLYKR, translated from the coding sequence ATCGTGCAGGAATACACCACCCCAGCAGCCTATGAAGTCGCCGAAAATGAAACGTGCCTTACCGCACTTTTGGCAACCGCCCAGGCCCGGCCATTTGGGGTGCTTTTTACTCGCCCTCGGAGTTTTGAATGGGTGAATGTGACGGCCAGTGAATTCGTGGAGGAGGTGTTTGAAGTTGCTAAAGGGTTGATTGCAAATGGTGTTCAACAAGGTGATCGTGTGGCATTACTTAGTGAGACCCGCTACGAATGGACCTTACTGGACTTTGCAATTTGGGCAGCGGGGGCGGTAACTGTTCCGATTTATGGTTCGTCTTCACCAAGTCAAGTGCAATGGATTATTGAAGATTCCGGGGCGGTATTTGCCATTACGGAAACCATTGAGCACACGGATATGATGAAGCACCTCGAATTAGATAATGAGGGCAATCCGCAGCTAAAAGGTTCTACATCGCAATTGCGGCGGGTATTGGAAATTAATGCTTCCGCCATTCAAACCTTGAAATTCGAAGGCCGCGGTATTTCAGACGCACAGGTCCAAGAGCGTATCGACGCCACGCGGGCTCAAGACCTTGCTTCACTGGTATACACCTCAGGTACTACAGGACGTCCGAAGGGCTGTCGGCTTACCCACCATAATTGGCTGGCGGAAGTTCGGGCACTGCTGACCCATCCGATTGGTCATATTGCGATTCCAGGTAGCCGGGTACTTACGTTTTTGCCACTGGCTCATGTGCTTGCCCGTGCGGTGTCATTGGCTGTGGTTATTGGTGGTGCAACGCAATCGCACTGGTCGGATTTTTCTTCATTGGCGGTGGAGTTCCAGCGTGCTCGCCCGAATTTAATTTTGGGCGTTCCGCGTGTGTTCGAAAAGGTTCGTAATGGTGCGGAAGCAAATGCATTCGATAAGGGGGTGGTTGCTGGCACCATGTTCCAGGCGGCGGAAAAAGTTGCTATTGAGTATTCCCGGGCCTTAGACACCATTGATGGGCCTTCCAAGGTGCTTAAGCTGAAGCACAAGACATTTGATCGGTTGGTGTATTCCAAGATCCGTGCGGCTATGGGGGCATCGGTGCGGTACTGTATTTCCGGTGGTTCAGCCATGAATCATGATGTTTTGCACTTTTTCCGCGGTCTTGGCGTGACAATCTACGAGGGCTATGGGCTGACCGAGACCGCTGCTGCGGCTGCCGTAAATTACGATGATAATATTATTGGCACGGTCGGGCGTCCTGTTGGTGGCGTGTCAGCGCGGATCAATGAGGAGGGGGAGATCCTGCTTCGCGGTGAAACACTCTTTGATGGGTATTGGAATAATCCAGAAGCCACTGCGGACTCAATGACTGAGGATGGCTGGTTTAATACTGGGGATTTAGGCGAGATTCTTGAGTCTGGTCATATTGTAATCACAGGTCGTAAAAAGGATCTTATTGTTACGGCCGGTGGTAAAAATGTCTCTCCAGGCCCCATGGAAGATCGATTGCGTAGCCATCCGCTTATTAGTCAAGCGCTTGTTGTTGGCGATGGCAAGCCCTTTGTTGGTGCACTCATTACCCTCGATGATGAGGCGTTCAAACGATGGAAGCTCAATCGTAATATTTCAGAGTCCAAGTCCATAAAAGATCTAGCCACAGATCCTATGCTGCGCGCCGAAATTCAGGACGCTATTAATGACACTAATGCGCAAGTTTCTGCAGCTGAGGCGATTAAGAAGTTCTATATTTTGGATCGGGATCTTCTTGAGGAAGAAGATGAACTGACACCGACCATGAAGATCAAACGCAATGTGGTGGTGCAGCGTTATTCTGACACAATCGATCAGTTGTATAAACGCTAG
- the malQ gene encoding 4-alpha-glucanotransferase: MTYRDELKNLAEAHRVATSYYSATGEYVEVSEDTLLKTLNALGVNVGFGENAPTEDALRAAIQEHYEAEFTRGLPPCVVAVQGDQHVFSVHVHDGSPAQVTIELESGEIIPAIQVENCTPSREINGVIWGEASFATPTDLPLGWHTLHLVTEGLTSSCQLVITPSRLSTADPLVAHPVTGVMAQIYSVRSRDSWGMGDFHDLGTIAETTAHGAGAQFLLINPLHAGEPFAPIEASPYLPTSRRFINPLYIRIEDIEEVAGLNSEDQAQLEEFATRFKALNTSPDTIDRNPIFDAKLTILHKLFHITRSPEREHAFREYCDREGSGLDAFATWCAERTIASGVMEHDNESADMAEATDFYRWLQWICDQQLGAAQARAKQAGMTIGIMADLAVGVHPGGADASTLAPYMAPSASVGAPPDGYNQYGQDWSQPPWHPVKLAEAGYAPWRDMLRTVLRHSGGIRVDHVLGLFRLWWIPRMQNPTTGTYVQYDYNALIGILVLEAERAGAVVIGEDLGTFEPWVQDVLAARGIMGTSVLWFEGSPHGGPRHQGEYRQLSLTSVTTHDLPPTAGMLQGEHIALRERLGLFTRDVAEEDAGDLHWQNEILQRIADTGSFHNTSIEGRHFHGAPRHERGDALDLIAGMHRFVAGTPSALACTSLVDMVGDIRAQNQPGTSNDQYPNWCIPLCDIHGKPVLLEDLEQHPAFQKIAEAGRR, from the coding sequence GTGACTTATAGAGATGAACTAAAAAACCTTGCAGAAGCCCACAGAGTGGCTACTTCGTACTACTCCGCCACAGGAGAATATGTCGAAGTTAGTGAAGACACACTTCTAAAAACCCTCAACGCACTTGGCGTGAATGTTGGTTTCGGCGAGAACGCACCCACGGAAGATGCGCTCCGGGCTGCAATTCAAGAGCATTATGAAGCCGAATTTACGCGCGGACTACCTCCATGCGTGGTAGCCGTGCAAGGTGATCAACACGTCTTTTCAGTTCATGTGCACGATGGTTCTCCTGCCCAAGTAACAATCGAACTTGAATCCGGTGAAATAATCCCCGCCATCCAAGTGGAAAACTGCACCCCATCACGTGAAATAAACGGTGTTATATGGGGAGAAGCAAGCTTTGCCACCCCCACCGACCTCCCATTAGGGTGGCATACCCTCCACTTGGTTACTGAGGGACTAACCTCCTCCTGCCAGCTTGTAATCACCCCATCACGCCTCTCTACTGCAGACCCTCTTGTAGCTCATCCAGTTACCGGCGTAATGGCCCAAATATACTCAGTACGTAGCCGCGATTCCTGGGGCATGGGTGATTTCCATGACTTGGGCACTATCGCAGAAACCACCGCCCATGGCGCTGGCGCCCAATTTCTGCTTATTAATCCCCTCCACGCCGGTGAACCATTTGCTCCCATTGAGGCCTCACCGTATTTGCCAACCTCACGGCGCTTTATCAACCCCCTGTATATCCGCATTGAAGATATCGAAGAAGTAGCCGGACTCAATAGCGAAGACCAGGCGCAACTAGAAGAGTTTGCTACACGATTCAAAGCACTAAATACGTCCCCTGACACAATAGATCGCAACCCAATCTTTGATGCCAAGCTCACCATCTTGCACAAGCTATTCCATATCACTCGCTCCCCCGAACGCGAACATGCGTTTAGGGAATATTGTGACCGAGAAGGCAGTGGACTCGATGCTTTTGCCACCTGGTGTGCCGAACGCACTATCGCCAGCGGAGTTATGGAACACGATAACGAATCTGCCGATATGGCCGAAGCAACTGACTTCTATCGCTGGTTGCAATGGATTTGCGATCAGCAACTCGGCGCAGCCCAAGCACGCGCAAAACAAGCAGGCATGACCATTGGCATTATGGCCGACCTGGCCGTAGGTGTGCACCCAGGCGGTGCCGACGCTTCCACTTTGGCACCATATATGGCTCCGTCCGCATCTGTTGGAGCACCACCAGACGGCTATAACCAGTATGGACAAGACTGGTCTCAACCACCATGGCACCCAGTTAAGCTCGCCGAAGCAGGCTACGCCCCATGGCGCGATATGCTCCGCACAGTCTTACGCCATTCCGGAGGCATCCGAGTGGACCATGTCCTCGGTCTTTTCCGCTTGTGGTGGATCCCCCGCATGCAAAACCCCACCACAGGCACTTATGTTCAATACGACTATAATGCGCTTATTGGCATTCTGGTTCTCGAAGCAGAACGTGCAGGCGCCGTCGTCATTGGCGAAGATTTAGGTACTTTTGAACCTTGGGTTCAAGATGTTTTAGCAGCCCGCGGAATTATGGGCACCTCCGTACTTTGGTTCGAAGGCTCACCGCATGGCGGTCCCCGACACCAAGGCGAATACCGGCAGCTTTCCCTCACATCCGTAACCACCCACGACCTGCCACCAACCGCCGGGATGCTGCAAGGCGAGCATATTGCGCTACGTGAACGCCTAGGCTTATTTACCCGTGACGTAGCCGAAGAAGACGCAGGCGACCTGCATTGGCAAAATGAAATTTTGCAGCGCATCGCAGATACTGGCAGTTTCCACAACACCAGCATCGAAGGGCGTCACTTCCACGGCGCACCCCGACACGAGCGTGGCGACGCCCTCGACCTTATTGCAGGTATGCATCGCTTTGTGGCAGGCACCCCTTCCGCCCTTGCATGCACATCACTGGTGGATATGGTGGGCGATATCCGAGCCCAAAACCAGCCTGGAACCAGCAATGACCAATACCCCAACTGGTGTATCCCGCTCTGCGATATTCACGGCAAACCAGTACTTCTTGAAGACCTGGAACAGCACCCCGCATTCCAGAAAATTGCCGAAGCTGGGCGCCGCTAA